Proteins co-encoded in one Methanobrevibacter gottschalkii DSM 11977 genomic window:
- a CDS encoding bifunctional glycosyltransferase/CDP-glycerol:glycerophosphate glycerophosphotransferase, with protein MKYNFKFSIIIAVYNAEKYLNEAIDSIIDQSFDFEKNTQLILVDDGSSDNSLEIALQYQKDFPDNILVLSKENGGQASARNLGLKYATGKYVNFLDSDDYLSNNTLEEVYNFFENHFDEIDILAIPMILFERVNKPHRLNYKFNENKIIDLIEDPNNPLLSSSSSFIKSDAIRDYKFDINLVNLEDALVINKILLDKKKYAILNTCKYYYRQRNLRNSTVDTINSKKEYFTDRLKSFYCNIIDYCLSKEGNIPKFIQYLMAYDLQWLLKLPNLDVLETEIEVQEFWDCLYYVLGFISTNVVYGNKNILNDVKPFFLYLLGEEKYISLDDDGSVLLNVGTHNVDKLSRHKIWLDIIDIKKDILNISGIFLTNFPNQNISIKVIKESEKHDKEYFCQYKKYNSFERKNRTFLGFDWIFPYNFDVKIPLVKNESSKLRFVVNYQDDEHLFSFESSLGLNYGVRLSDFSACISKKHYIVLFKYSKLFILPYKYSSMLRYEFSNIKKTIKDKPNFFLSSIFIRLAYYILYPLFSNKKIWIFSDRPDFADDNAKHLFKYAINQDDDVKKFFVLNKDSNSFNDMKNENKNVISFSSLKHRFLYLYAEKIISSYVNEDFINPFFNYNKDLFDGLITSQRVFFTAWSNQR; from the coding sequence ATGAAATATAATTTTAAATTTTCTATAATTATTGCAGTTTATAATGCGGAAAAATACTTAAATGAAGCTATTGATTCAATTATTGATCAATCTTTTGATTTTGAAAAAAATACTCAGTTAATTCTTGTTGATGATGGTAGTTCAGATAATTCATTAGAAATTGCTTTGCAGTATCAAAAAGACTTTCCAGATAATATTTTAGTATTGTCTAAAGAGAATGGTGGCCAAGCTAGTGCACGTAATTTAGGATTAAAATATGCCACTGGGAAATATGTGAATTTTTTAGATAGTGATGATTATTTATCTAATAATACTTTAGAAGAAGTTTATAATTTTTTTGAAAATCATTTTGATGAAATTGATATACTTGCAATACCTATGATTTTATTTGAAAGAGTTAATAAGCCTCATAGATTAAATTATAAATTTAATGAAAATAAAATAATTGATTTAATTGAAGATCCAAATAATCCTTTGTTGTCTTCATCTTCTTCATTTATTAAATCTGATGCAATCAGAGATTATAAATTTGACATTAACCTTGTTAATTTAGAAGATGCTTTAGTAATTAATAAAATATTGTTAGATAAAAAGAAGTATGCTATTTTAAATACATGTAAATATTATTATAGGCAGAGGAATTTAAGAAATTCTACAGTTGACACAATAAATTCTAAAAAAGAGTATTTTACAGATAGATTAAAAAGTTTTTATTGCAATATAATAGATTACTGTTTATCTAAAGAAGGCAACATTCCTAAATTTATCCAATATTTAATGGCTTATGATTTACAATGGTTATTGAAATTACCTAATTTAGATGTTTTGGAAACTGAAATTGAAGTTCAAGAATTTTGGGATTGTTTATATTATGTTTTAGGTTTTATAAGTACTAATGTTGTCTATGGAAATAAAAATATTCTTAATGATGTTAAACCATTCTTTCTGTATTTGCTTGGTGAAGAAAAATATATCTCTTTAGATGATGATGGTTCTGTGTTATTGAATGTGGGCACACATAATGTTGATAAATTAAGTAGACATAAAATTTGGTTAGATATAATTGATATAAAAAAGGATATATTAAATATTTCTGGGATTTTTTTAACTAATTTTCCAAATCAGAATATTTCGATAAAAGTTATTAAAGAAAGTGAAAAGCATGATAAAGAATATTTTTGCCAATATAAAAAATATAATTCTTTTGAACGTAAAAATAGGACATTTTTAGGATTTGATTGGATATTTCCATATAATTTTGATGTAAAAATTCCATTAGTTAAAAATGAAAGTTCTAAGTTAAGATTTGTTGTAAATTATCAGGATGATGAACATTTATTTTCTTTTGAATCCAGTCTGGGTTTAAATTATGGTGTAAGACTGTCTGATTTTAGTGCATGTATTAGTAAAAAACATTATATTGTTCTTTTTAAATATTCTAAACTTTTTATTTTACCTTATAAATATTCTTCAATGTTACGTTATGAGTTTAGTAATATTAAAAAAACTATTAAGGATAAACCAAATTTCTTTTTAAGTTCTATTTTTATAAGATTAGCATATTACATTTTATATCCTTTATTTTCTAATAAGAAAATTTGGATTTTTTCTGATCGTCCAGATTTTGCAGATGATAATGCAAAACATCTTTTTAAATATGCAATTAATCAAGATGATGATGTTAAAAAATTTTTTGTATTAAATAAGGATAGTAATTCATTTAATGATATGAAAAATGAGAATAAGAATGTAATATCTTTTTCTAGCTTAAAACATAGATTTTTATATTTGTATGCTGAAAAAATTATTTCATCTTATGTTAATGAAGATTTTATAAATCCTTTTTTTAACTATAATAAAGATTTATTTGATGGTTTAATTACTTCGCAAAGAGTTTTTTTTACAGCATGGAGTAACCAAAGATAA
- a CDS encoding LbetaH domain-containing protein, which produces MELVKKLDDVKNLTNNKLIGAPDLINSEIQFHGRNNILVCEGTINLVNSNIVFQGNNSIIYLSYTKHDYKLMVFVRSDSTIFLGKNNEIGSKFNINIQEHQNLIIGDDCIIGNDVTIRTCDTRAIYDFNTKKRINFSESIFIGDHVWIDHFSYISRGVHVGSGAIVAVHSFLSPYCKVHSNNYVMGNPIKVFNDNVFFTKEFTGSYNVEDTMNFSSYKSDIFHYDFVLNETLAMDNIDKILKDLTVDERLDFLEKLFIKNKRKNRFYY; this is translated from the coding sequence GTGGAATTAGTTAAAAAATTGGATGATGTTAAAAATTTAACTAATAACAAATTGATTGGTGCTCCAGATTTGATTAATTCTGAAATTCAGTTTCATGGGAGAAATAATATTTTAGTATGTGAGGGCACTATTAATCTGGTAAATTCTAATATTGTTTTTCAAGGAAATAATTCAATAATTTATCTTTCCTATACAAAACATGATTATAAATTGATGGTATTTGTTCGCAGTGATTCTACTATTTTTTTAGGAAAAAATAATGAAATTGGTTCTAAATTTAATATTAATATTCAAGAACATCAAAATTTAATTATTGGTGATGATTGTATTATAGGTAATGATGTAACTATTAGAACTTGTGATACACGTGCAATTTATGATTTTAATACTAAGAAAAGAATTAATTTTTCAGAAAGTATTTTCATAGGCGACCATGTCTGGATAGATCATTTTTCGTATATCTCTCGGGGTGTTCATGTGGGTTCAGGAGCCATTGTTGCTGTTCATAGTTTTTTATCACCATATTGTAAGGTTCATTCAAATAATTATGTTATGGGTAATCCAATTAAGGTGTTTAATGACAATGTTTTCTTTACAAAAGAGTTCACAGGTAGTTATAATGTTGAGGATACAATGAATTTTTCATCATATAAAAGTGATATTTTCCATTATGATTTTGTGCTTAATGAAACCTTGGCAATGGACAATATAGATAAAATTCTAAAAGATTTAACTGTAGATGAAAGGTTAGATTTTCTCGAAAAACTGTTTATTAAAAACAAACGTAAAAATAGATTTTATTATTAG
- a CDS encoding CDP-glycerol glycerophosphotransferase family protein, giving the protein MSRFIKKYNQNLSLIVTVSELERDSFLSEGYNYDDDVVQVLGFPRYDNLTNWNVKKQVLFMPTWRLQLESEDLFLNSKYYETLNNFLNNKELLELLNKNDYKLVFKPHAELMEYLDLLNVDNDVYISINESYQDLFNESAILITDYSSVFFDFAYLKKPVIYYQDNNDYHYDEGYFDYETMGFGEVISDENLLIEKIKFYLENNCQMEYKYKCNVENFFKFNDKKNCERVYNWILNN; this is encoded by the coding sequence ATCTCTAGATTTATTAAGAAATATAATCAAAATTTATCATTAATAGTAACTGTTTCAGAATTAGAAAGAGATTCTTTTTTAAGTGAGGGTTATAATTATGATGATGATGTAGTTCAAGTATTAGGATTTCCCAGGTATGATAATTTAACAAATTGGAATGTGAAAAAGCAAGTATTATTCATGCCTACTTGGAGATTACAATTGGAAAGTGAAGATCTTTTCTTAAATTCTAAATATTATGAAACTTTGAATAATTTTTTAAATAATAAAGAATTATTGGAGTTATTAAATAAAAATGACTATAAATTAGTATTCAAACCTCATGCCGAATTAATGGAATATCTTGATTTATTAAATGTTGATAATGATGTTTATATATCTATTAATGAATCTTATCAAGATTTGTTTAATGAATCTGCAATACTTATCACAGATTATTCATCAGTATTTTTTGATTTTGCTTATTTAAAAAAGCCAGTTATTTATTACCAAGATAATAATGATTATCATTATGATGAGGGTTATTTTGATTATGAAACAATGGGATTTGGTGAAGTAATTTCTGATGAAAATCTGTTGATTGAAAAAATTAAGTTTTATTTAGAAAATAATTGCCAAATGGAATATAAATATAAATGTAATGTTGAAAATTTTTTTAAATTTAATGATAAAAAGAATTGTGAAAGAGTTTATAATTGGATTTTAAATAATTGA
- a CDS encoding DUF6270 domain-containing protein: MVSEFTVFGSCTCRDIFNSTINKNYKDYFHINPSGIRVSYISLMHPPVDYTEESLIIHPETKKNINFSNWIKQDLDKSFLNELKKNKSEYLIIDTYYDVNFGIIEFENKNYITNNLHIDKTEFYKNLNYKKVMTIQSNKNEYLKLWKENCNLFFNFLEKYCPDTKIILNPTRHVTNLIRADGTISEMGIYKKISEKYNPYRDLLDSHIIENFNVDVLYFDENTLASENSIWGASSLHYNTSYFMDVTKQLNEFIKRNKILDNANEKRLNNLFKKQNRNLLTFKIQLNNNEKINKIVHKFKQNNTYKNLLKNNNEITNNITELKDILTSNEYAFLNSINNSKLSQIKQLKLK; the protein is encoded by the coding sequence ATGGTTAGTGAATTTACAGTATTTGGTTCATGTACTTGCAGAGATATCTTTAATAGTACGATTAATAAAAACTATAAAGATTATTTCCATATAAATCCCTCAGGAATTAGAGTATCATACATTAGTTTAATGCATCCACCAGTTGACTACACAGAAGAATCATTGATAATACATCCTGAAACAAAAAAAAACATTAACTTCAGCAATTGGATTAAACAAGATTTAGATAAAAGTTTTTTAAATGAACTTAAAAAAAATAAATCAGAATATCTTATTATAGATACTTATTACGATGTTAATTTCGGCATTATTGAATTTGAAAATAAAAATTATATTACAAACAATTTACATATTGATAAAACTGAATTCTATAAAAACCTAAATTATAAAAAAGTAATGACAATTCAATCTAATAAAAATGAATATTTAAAATTATGGAAGGAAAATTGTAATCTATTTTTTAATTTTTTAGAAAAATATTGTCCTGATACTAAAATCATATTAAATCCCACCAGACATGTTACTAATTTAATCAGAGCAGATGGAACAATATCTGAAATGGGCATATATAAAAAGATAAGTGAAAAATATAACCCATATAGAGATTTATTAGACAGTCATATTATTGAAAATTTCAATGTTGATGTATTATATTTTGATGAAAACACTCTTGCATCCGAAAATAGTATTTGGGGTGCTTCATCATTACATTATAATACCTCATATTTTATGGATGTTACAAAACAATTGAATGAATTTATAAAAAGAAACAAAATATTAGATAATGCAAATGAAAAAAGATTAAATAATTTATTTAAAAAACAAAACAGAAATTTGTTAACATTTAAAATCCAATTAAATAACAATGAGAAAATTAACAAAATAGTGCATAAATTCAAACAAAACAATACCTATAAAAACCTTCTGAAAAATAATAATGAAATAACAAATAATATCACAGAATTAAAAGACATATTAACTTCGAATGAATATGCATTTTTAAATTCTATAAATAACAGTAAATTATCACAAATCAAACAATTAAAATTGAAATAA